From a single Candidatus Stygibacter australis genomic region:
- a CDS encoding DUF4367 domain-containing protein, which yields MLCFHLFYTSDEDQYMAMYMKGMAASIIISATAMGDADGETDEGFESFSHKGHQMMYSKIDEGGMNISVLVVVYSEKGLLISVNAMTEMSKEELLSIADKLKF from the coding sequence ATCTTATGTTTCCACTTATTCTATACTTCTGATGAAGATCAGTACATGGCGATGTATATGAAAGGCATGGCTGCTTCGATCATAATAAGCGCAACTGCAATGGGGGATGCAGATGGGGAAACCGATGAGGGATTTGAATCGTTCTCTCATAAGGGACACCAAATGATGTATTCCAAGATTGATGAAGGTGGAATGAATATATCTGTGCTGGTCGTGGTTTATTCTGAGAAAGGACTTCTCATTTCAGTGAATGCTATGACCGAAATGTCAAAAGAAGAATTGTTATCAATAGCTGATAAGCTAAAATTTTAA